A single region of the Lates calcarifer isolate ASB-BC8 linkage group LG3, TLL_Latcal_v3, whole genome shotgun sequence genome encodes:
- the atp6v1c1b gene encoding LOW QUALITY PROTEIN: V-type proton ATPase subunit C 1-B (The sequence of the model RefSeq protein was modified relative to this genomic sequence to represent the inferred CDS: deleted 1 base in 1 codon), producing MTEFWLISAPGEKTCQQTWDKMMAATSRTNNLSTNNKFNIPDLKVGTLDVLVGLSDELAKLDTFVESVVKKVAQYMADVLEDSRDKVQENLLANGVDLVTYITRFQWDMAKYPIKQSLKNISEIISKQATQIDNDLKARASAYNNLKGNLQNLERKNAGSLLTRSLADIVKKEDFVLDSEYLITMLVVVPKTSYADWQKTYETLAEMVVPRSTKLLFEDNDSGLFSVTLFRKAVDDFKHKARENKFTVRDFQYNEEEMKADKEEMTRLSTDKKKQFGPLVRWLKVNFSEAFIAWIHIKALRVFVESVLRYGLPVNFQAMLLQPNKKNMKKLREVLYDLYKHLDSSAAIIDASMDIPGLNLSQQEYYPYVYYKIDCNLLDFKV from the exons ATGACAGAATTCTGGTTGATCTCCGCTCCGGGGGAGAAGACATGCCAGCAGACCTGGGACAAGATGATGGCCGCCACTTCGCGCACCAACAATCTCTCGACCAACAACAAGTTCAACATCCCTGACCTCAAG GTCGGAACATTAGACGTCTTAGTGGGTCTGTCGGATGAGCTGGCTAAACTGGACACTTTTGTGGAAAG CGTGGTGAAGAAGGTCGCTCAGTACATGGCTGATGTTCTGGAGGACAGCCGAGACAAAGTCCAGGAGAATCTACTGGCCAATGGAG TTGACCTGGTCACTTATATCACCAGATTTCAGTGGGACATGGCGAAGTATCCAATCAAACAGTCCCTGAAAAACATCTCTGAGATCATCTCCAAG CAAGCAACTCAGATAGACAACGACCTGAAGGCCAGAGCTTCAGCCTACAACAAT CTGAAGGGAAATCTACAGAATCTGGAGAGGAAGAATGC GGGGAGCTTGTTGACCAGGAGTCTGGCTGACATAGTGAAGAAAGAGGACTTTGTACTGGACTCAGAGTACCTGATTACCATGCTGGTAGTCGTCCCGAA GACAAGCTACGCTGACTGGCAGAAGACGTATGAAACACTGGCAGAGATGGTCGTACCACGCTCTACTAA GCTGCTATTTGAAGACAACGACAGTGGTCTGTTCAGTGTCACTCTCTTCAGGAAGGCTGTGGATGACTTCAAGCACAAGGCCAGGGAAAACAA GTTTACAGTGCGTGATTTCCAGTACaatgaggaggagatgaaggcaGACAAGGAAGAGATGACTCGTTTGTCCACTGACAAGAAGAAACAGTTT GGGCCTTTGGTACGATGGCTGAAAGTGAATTTCAGTGAAGCCTTCATCGCGTGGATTCACATAAAGGCTCTGCGCGTGTTTGTGGAGTCAGTATTGAG ATACGGGCTGCCAGTCAACTTCCAGGCCATGCTGCTTCAGCCCAACAAGAAGAACATGAAGAAGCTGAGAGAGGTGCTGTACGACCTGTACAAACACCTGGACAGCAGTGCTGCGATCATCGAT GCCTCTATGGACATCCCAGGTCTGAATCTGAGCCAGCAGGAGTACTACCCCTACGTTTACTACAAGATTGACTGCAACCTGCTGGACTTCAAAGTCTAG